The DNA window GCTTGACTGGTTATCTAAACTTGACCTCTGTCTTACTGTTATCATCTATCTCAATTTAGCTTAGCTCTTGTTCTTAATGTACCATTAAGAGAAGTAATCCAGAAACATTTGATCACAGAACGGTATAAAAGTAATCTCTGGTCTGGGCCAATTTATATGAAACAaactgcatgcgtgtgcgcgcgcgcgtctgtgtgtgtgtggggttcacGTAAGTGAGGAATGAGTTAGCCTTGGGACGGAAAATGTTTGCAAGGGAACCAACTAATTGGCCTATAGTGCACTATAATAAAATATTCAAAGAATAAAATTctttaaaataaaagaaaaacgcAATAAGTTGCCCATGTCCATCTGTACATTATTGAACTTGTTGAACAAACCTAGCAAGACGCATAACTCAGACTTATGCACACAGACTTCAAAGTGAAGTCACTCATCCGTAATATACAATGGCATATTCTCCTTTTACAGTAGTAGATTTACCCTCAAAGAACCCACTTTTTGGAGAATGTTGAAGTCATCCAAACGCCAAACGTAACTTTTGAAAAACTTTAAAGCTCTGATATGCTCCAAACTGGGATGCACATACTTATTGAGTACACAAAGCCCATGAGCAGAATGCAAGTACTGGTGAGTGATGTGGGTCCTATAAATGATGCAAAGACTGAGAGGGAACTTAATAACTGGACCTATAGTACACAGTAATGAAATTCAaagtaaaaaagaatgaaaagaaagaaaaatccaaCCTGTACAGGCCCATTTTTACATTAATCAAGTCCTTAAATAAACCTACACTAAAGAGCAAGACGCATAACTCAAAGCCCTTCATGAACAGTTATGAACAAGCTCACAATTCAGTCAATTGCATCTGTGCCGCATGTGCTGTAGTTTCATTTCCCTTTTACAGTACCAGTTTCCTCCACAGAGAATCCACTTTGGGGGAGAACTTAAAATCATCCAACTCCAAAAACAACTTTTGAAAAACTTCAAATGTATATTGCAATTTTGGGGGATATCTGAGATCTAGGGAGTACACAAAGCCCATGAGCAAAATGCAAGCATTGGTGAGTGTTTTACAACCACCCAATACCTCTGTACCATCGATCACAATGATGACATCAGTTGGGGGGACACCCTCTGCAGCACTGCCCAGCACAAGGATCTTGATCTCATGGTCTTTGATGTCTTGTTCGATGGCATCCTTGGAAACATCCtgctaaacacaacacaaagaagTACCAAAGTAGTCAAAAATGGAACAACCCATACATTCCAATACTTAAAAATGCAGCCATTGTAAAAGGGGTAggaaagattcaagattctttttaatggtcccgaaggaaattggtcttggacatacatagctgccacatacacacaacactgatacacatgacgccaaaaaacaataaacaaaacaaaaaacaggtacatacatacatacatgaagtGCCAAcatagagatactcaagtgcatatctactacagcctcctacacacatacatggcattacaaggatggtagttgtttAAGACCTGCGTTCAATAGGTTCACAGACACATCGGGACACACACCTGGTAGTCTTTAATGAGCTCCTCTGCCGATTCTCCCAGGAAATGGATCAGACAACGGATGACCGCATCATGGCTATAGATCTGTTTctgtataaaaaaaacaacagcataaaTAACTTCAATGCTTAAAAGAGCAAAGGAACACCAAAACAATAGAATGACGTTTCAAGTCAATTATACAACACTGATAGCGAATCCATATCACGGACTGCTGTGTGAATTTTAAAGGCAACAGGTGGAAATGAAAGGTTATTTTCAAGACATCCCCTTAAAATTAGTGATTCGTTAGGTGGCATCCACAGACCATTTCTCTGTTCAGCTCCATTTTGGCTTATGCTTTAGTTGCATTTTGCCATTGCCTCATGCCTTGATGAGCCATAAGGTGGTGACCATTATTCACTGAAGTCCCTCAGGCAGTGCAAGATGACAACTTCAATGTGAGCTGTGCCAAGAAtatcttgtgtgtctgtctgaagtGTACAGAACATGGAAGAGACATCTGGATACAGGCCAGCTTTTCAGGGACTTGACACAGCTCACATTGATTATCTGCATGTCTTATTAGCAGGATGTACTGTAATATTATTTTGCCCCTAACTGATGTACTCCAGTGGCTGATAAGTCACCATCTGGGCTTTCACAAAAAGCAAATGTGACCAAGTCATCAGACAGAAAGGAGAACAGATATAGTGTGTGGACACCTGCAAATGTAACAGGCAAGTAACCCTAGGCTCTATATTACAGATAAATGGGGTTAGAAATGCGCAGATTGTTCTTTTTTATGTTCTCACCTGACTGAGTGACTCCAAGACGCTGTTTATTTTTGTGCCTGCAGTCCCACCCTTTGTCTTGAAGATGGTCAGGAGTTTTGGAGTGTAGAGATCCAGCTTAGTCAAAAAGGTTGGGTCCAGATGGATAGTTGTGATCCTCTTGAACTCCTCCTTTACCTAAaaacaaagaaaggaagacacaagcatacaacacacagacacacattgaaGTGTTTTAGATTGGAGGAAATGCATGTATGTAGATGGTGTACAATCTCTTCTTTATTTCTACTTATGGACCGGTTAATTTCAGATGTGTATAAATAAAAGCTATATGAATGAATTAAAGACCTTTCACCTGAATTAACTTCAAAATATCTCATGACAGCCATGAAGGTGTGACATAAACATTCATGTTTACCTGAGACTCATAGAAAAGGGCAGGCCATCTCGCCATGACATCTGGGACTGAGGGCATCTGGTTGACAACCTCCAACCGTCGATACGAAAAGGTCTTCTCCATTTTCTCACGGATAATCTCCTCGTTGTTGGTCTTTTTCACTTCTGTGAGTAGAACCACCCTCTCTTCTTCCATTGCCTCTTTTGTTTCTCCAATTTCAACATTTCTTGGCCATGGTTGGGACAAGGGACTTTCATCAGATGATGACGAGAGCAAAATTGTGTCCTGAGATGCTAAGGATGTGGATGACACGCCATCTGATTCTTCCACTGCACAGAGATCTACAATGACTGGTTCAACTTTAACAACTTTGAGCGTACCCCTGTCTTGCACATCTTCTATAGAGGTCAGTGTAAAGAATTGGCCCCCGAACTCCACATCTTGATACATTAGAGAAAAGCCATCTGGAGTGCTGAATGTGCTCTGGATGACAAGCTTGAGATCCTGAAGAGTACTGGGGATACCGGATGGTAGAATCAATTTGCGCACAGTAAGATCATCAAAAATGACTCGCAGCTTTGCTGTGGTGGACATCTGAGCAGGCAGGAAGAcactgggggggaaaaaagaacatcCATTTAGCTCAGTCTAACAAATTAAGTTTTTTTCTATCAAATTTCATTGCTTACTTAAAAGGGAGTGTTAATGTGGTGTTTTAAGGTAACAACTTGTCGTCCTGCGATTGTGTATATAGCCATGGGATAAAAATCaagttcataaaatgaaaaaaggaaaaacagtcacattaaaatgaagtaaatgggagcatcggtgttgcggtttttccttttttcattttatgaacttaacgtcttttgaacctgcacccgaaaagcatctggatgtgtgtgagattggactttgataTAAAAATCACATAAAAAGTTCACAACTATGCTATCCAAAACCAAGATGATCTGAGAAACTGCAGCAAAGGCAGGCAAACCTGCAGTTGAAGCATAAGGCAGCAACATTCCTGACACATAGCTTGTACCCGAAATATCCACCTTTTGCTGTATTGTGAAAAGTGTAGgcctgattgggaaactccaaagtGCCCACCGCACagtattcactgcacacaacgaaattgcattcatgcctcacccgtgcaagggggcagcccccaatggcgccccaagggagcagtggggcGGGACAGTACCCttctcagggtaactcagtcatggaggaggatgggggagagcactggttaattactccccccaccaacctggcaggttggaagtcgaaccggcaaccattgggctataagtctgacacccacctaaccgcttacccatggctgccttcTGATTGGGTGGTCAACTTACCCTTAATGGGGTGCCTCGTGAAGGGTTAAAAGCTCCAGCTCTTCCTGTAAAATAACGAACACAGTGGACCATTAATTAATAATATGCACAATAACCACTTCAATAATGACAATGTTTCAACATTTTGAGAACGAAAAACGATGCATAATGATCTTTGGCGACAATTGAGGCAAAACTGTGTCACTTGCTTTTTAGTGTACTGGAGTAGGCAAGAATTAGGTTATGGAGAGTGTGTGAAGCTCTAGTCTCCTGTAATGGTTGTGCCTTCATGGATAAAGACAGAGTGAAAGGGACATTTAGATCtaaccattatgctgccaaatgcttgaACCAGCTTAATGTCCAAATCAGAACGGCCCCAACAATGTCGTGTAACGTGTTTTAATAAGGAAAacggctttattttcatctgcattTAAGGTTATCTACTCTCCATCATGCTTCCTACTTTGTATATCACAGCCACGAGGGCAGCGCCATCTTACTTTGATGAAATCATCCTAAAATCGCTCTCAAAAGCATTGTATTCGTGACTCACGTCATTTTACTTCTCATTCAACCGTCACTCCATATCAATGTATCGATTAACATCTGATTTTAATACAAAACTAACGTTTAAT is part of the Engraulis encrasicolus isolate BLACKSEA-1 chromosome 9, IST_EnEncr_1.0, whole genome shotgun sequence genome and encodes:
- the LOC134456132 gene encoding uncharacterized protein LOC134456132 produces the protein MSTTAKLRVIFDDLTVRKLILPSGIPSTLQDLKLVIQSTFSTPDGFSLMYQDVEFGGQFFTLTSIEDVQDRGTLKVVKVEPVIVDLCAVEESDGVSSTSLASQDTILLSSSSDESPLSQPWPRNVEIGETKEAMEEERVVLLTEVKKTNNEEIIREKMEKTFSYRRLEVVNQMPSVPDVMARWPALFYESQVKEEFKRITTIHLDPTFLTKLDLYTPKLLTIFKTKGGTAGTKINSVLESLSQKQIYSHDAVIRCLIHFLGESAEELIKDYQQDVSKDAIEQDIKDHEIKILVLGSAAEGVPPTDVIIVIDGTEVLGGCKTLTNACILLMGFVYSLDLRYPPKLQYTFEVFQKLFLELDDFKFSPKVDSLWRKLVL